The segment TACCAGTCAGTTGATTTGGACCTTCAAAGGCAATATGGTTGTTACGAGTAGAGATTTTTGCTCCAAGATTAGCAAGCTCCTGCACATGACCAACACGTTTTTCATAAATCGTATCAACAATCGTACCAGTCCCTTCTGCCTTAAGCAGTAAAGGTGTAATGGGTTGCTGCAAGTCTGTCGCAAAACCTGGATAAGGTGATGTTTTGATATTCACTGCCTTTAAGGTTTCTTGCTTTTCAACAAAAATACTATCTTCAGAAATAGTCATGCGAACACCCATTTCTTCCAACTTAGCGATGTAACTCTCTAAGTGTTCATAAAGGACATTATCGATACGAATACCTTCACCAACAGCAGCAGCAAGGGCAATATAAGTCCCTGCTTCAATACGGTCTGGAATCACTTGATGACGTGTTCCTTTTAGACTGTCTACGCCTTCAATGGTGATAATATCTGTACCCGCACCACGGATACGTGCCCCCATATTATTAAGCAAAGTTGCCACGTCAATAATTTCAGGTTCACGCGCCGCATTTTCAATAACTGTACGGCCTTCTGCTTTGACAGCTGCTAAGATAGTATTAATGGTCGCACCAACGCTGACAACATCCATGAAGATATGTGCCCCTTGAATACGCTGACCATTAGTTGCCAACCGCATATAGTCACCTTCATAGGTTGTCTCAGCTCCCATAGCTGCGAAAGCCTTCAAGTGCAAATCAATCGGACGCGGTCCCAAATCACAACCACCTGGCAAGCCAACAACAGCTTGACCAAAGCGACCAAGGAGGGAACCGTAAAAATAGTAGGAGGCACGCAAGCTATTAATTTTACCAAATGGCATAGGCATGTCTTTTACACCACGAGGGTCAATCTCCAAGCTTTCACCATCACGCTTGACCGTCGCGCCCATTGTTTCCATAATATCAACTAAGCTATCTACATCCGAGATTGCAGGCACTCCGTCCAGAGTAACAATCCCATCTGCAAGAATAATGGCCGGAATAAGAGCAACAACTGAGTTTTTGGCACCACTAACGGTAACCGACCCTTTCAGTGTTTTTCCACCATTAATTACAATTTTTCTCATACTAGCATTCACTTTCTTAATTTGCCTAAAAAGGCATACGTTTCATTTTACCACAATGGGTGGTAAAATGCTAGTTATTTGATATATAAAAAACAGGAGGCAAGTCTGTCTCCTGTTTTGCAACTGTTCCTACTTAATCTTTTGTAACGCCGTTTGCAAAGCTGCTACCTTATCCAAACGTTCCCATGGCAAGTCAATATCCGTACGTCCCATGTGTCCATAGGCTGCAGTTTGCTTGTAAATCGGACGTTTGAGGTCCAACATTTGAATAATACCAGCTGGGCGTAAATCGAAAATCTGACGAACAGCTGCTTCTAATTTGCTTTCCGCTACTGTGCTCGTACCAAAGGTATCGATGCGAACTGAAACTGGGTGAGCAACACCTATAGCATAGGCCAATTGAACCTCAGCCTTTTTAGCCAAACCAGCAGCTACGATATTTATTGCGATGTAGCGTGCCGCATAAGATGCAGAACGGTCCACTTTGGTCGCATCCTTACCAGAGAAGGCACCGCCGCCATGACGAGAATAACCACCATAGGTATCAACGATAATCTTACGGCCTGTCAAACCAGAGTCCCCTTGAGGTCCGCCAATGACAAAGCGACCAGTTGGGTTGATAAAGTAGTTGGTTTGGTCATCCAGATAATGAGCTGGAATGATTTCCTTGATCACACGCTCAATGACATCCTGACGAATTTGCTCCTGGCTAACTTCTGGATCATGCTGGGTCGAAATAACGACTGTATCCACACGAACAGGTCGGTTGTCTTCATCGTATTCAACTGTTACCTGTGACTTAGCATCTGGACGCAGATAAGCAATTTCACCAGATTTTCTCAACTCGGCCAAACGACGCACCAATTTGTGACTAAGTGAAATTGGCAAGGGCATAAGCTCAGGTGTTTCATCTACTGCAAAACCAAACATGAGCCCCTGGTCACCTGCACCAATCAAATCCAACGGATCTTGACTAGCATCTTGACGAGTTTCCAAAGCTTCATTGACACCTTGGGCAATATCTGGCGATTGCTCTACAAGTGACGGATGAACTCCAACCGACTCAGCTGAAAAACCATACTCACCTTTTGTATAGCCAATCTCCGCAATCGTATCACGTACCACACGGTTAATATCCACGTAGGCAGTGGTTGAAATCTCTCCAAAGACATGAACACTACCTGTATAAACAGCCGTCTCTGCCGCTACGTGCGCATCTGGATCCTCTGCTAAAATAGCATCCAAAATAGCATCTGAAATCTGGTCTGCAATCTTATCCGGATGCCCCTCCGAAACAGATTCAGACGTAAACAACTTACGTTCTGACATAAAAATGTCCCCCTTAAAATAAATTGTTACTAAGGTTACAAAGAACTAGTCGAAGACTAGTTCTTTGCGAAAGACACCTGTCTTGAGCAAAGGAAAAATCCTATTTGTGAAAGACTTTTGTCTTGTGCAAAGGAATAATTTCAGGTACTCAGGGAGAAAGACAATT is part of the Streptococcus suis genome and harbors:
- a CDS encoding UDP-N-acetylglucosamine 1-carboxyvinyltransferase; its protein translation is MRKIVINGGKTLKGSVTVSGAKNSVVALIPAIILADGIVTLDGVPAISDVDSLVDIMETMGATVKRDGESLEIDPRGVKDMPMPFGKINSLRASYYFYGSLLGRFGQAVVGLPGGCDLGPRPIDLHLKAFAAMGAETTYEGDYMRLATNGQRIQGAHIFMDVVSVGATINTILAAVKAEGRTVIENAAREPEIIDVATLLNNMGARIRGAGTDIITIEGVDSLKGTRHQVIPDRIEAGTYIALAAAVGEGIRIDNVLYEHLESYIAKLEEMGVRMTISEDSIFVEKQETLKAVNIKTSPYPGFATDLQQPITPLLLKAEGTGTIVDTIYEKRVGHVQELANLGAKISTRNNHIAFEGPNQLTGTSVKATDLRAGAAMVIAGLMAQGRTEITNIEFILRGYSNIVDKLTELGADIQLIED
- the metK gene encoding methionine adenosyltransferase; this encodes MSERKLFTSESVSEGHPDKIADQISDAILDAILAEDPDAHVAAETAVYTGSVHVFGEISTTAYVDINRVVRDTIAEIGYTKGEYGFSAESVGVHPSLVEQSPDIAQGVNEALETRQDASQDPLDLIGAGDQGLMFGFAVDETPELMPLPISLSHKLVRRLAELRKSGEIAYLRPDAKSQVTVEYDEDNRPVRVDTVVISTQHDPEVSQEQIRQDVIERVIKEIIPAHYLDDQTNYFINPTGRFVIGGPQGDSGLTGRKIIVDTYGGYSRHGGGAFSGKDATKVDRSASYAARYIAINIVAAGLAKKAEVQLAYAIGVAHPVSVRIDTFGTSTVAESKLEAAVRQIFDLRPAGIIQMLDLKRPIYKQTAAYGHMGRTDIDLPWERLDKVAALQTALQKIK